The genomic window TAATGAGAGCTATGAATATTCGTTTGAACTGGATAAAGAATCCCAAACACCTCTCAATGTCAAACGGAAAACGGAAGAGAAAAACAACAAATACAGAATCATGATAGGGATTATTATCGCTCTGCTTATTCTGAAACTTCTAGCGTATATGATCATCCGAAAGCTCAGTTAATATGTTCAATCTACTCGTGGTTTTACTTGTGGCTTTTGCCGGATCCTTGCTGACATTTTTCTGCGGTTTTGGACTTGGAACAATTTTGCTGCCTGTTTTCCTGATTTTTTTTGATGCACCTATAGCCATTGCGATGACCGCTATAGTTCACTTCCTGAATAATTTATTCAAACTATTGTTGACAAAAAAACATATAGACCTCTCAATACTCAAAAGTTTTGGTATTCCTTCTGTACTGGGAGCCGTTGTTGGGAGTCTCCTGTTGACTAGTTTCAATTTGCAGGATGTTGGCGCACAATCAGCTTTGAAACGACTCATTGGGCTCTTACTCATTGTCTTCGCATTCATTGAATGGTGGACTAGTTTTCGCAAGTGGCAGATTGATTCCCGATGGTATTTTGCCGGTGGATTGGTGAGTGGATTTTTTGGAGGGTTGAGTGGACATCAAGGTGCTCTTCGTTCAGCTTTTCTTAGTAAATTTAATTTGGACAAAAATACCTGGATAGCTACGGGCGTTGCAATAGCTTGCTGTGTTGACCTTACCAGATTAACGGTTTACAGCAAACAAATTTCCACTGCATCTACCCATATCCACTACCAGTCATTAGGTGTTGCTTTGATGGGAGCTATTGCAGGAGCTATTCTTGGTAATACTTTACTTAAAAAAATGAATATTCAAATTCTTCATACCAGTGTCACGATAGGCCTGATAATTTTTGGAATATTACTCATATTTGGAGTAATTTGATCCTCCAAATAATTGTGTATAACAATCGTTTAATTTTTAAAATAAATTTATGGCGCGTACAAGTACTTATCTCAATTTCGAAAATCAAACAGAAAAAGCTTTTGAATTTTATAAAAGCGTTTTTGGTGGAGAGTTCCTCGACGGTGGCATCAATAGATTTCGGGGCCTTCCGGCTTCAGAGAATTCCCCTGAGATGCCTGAAGATGTTAAAGATCTAGTCATGCATGTTGGTTTGGAAATCACCGGTGGCCATTGCCTGATGGGCACAGATGCTCCAACAAGTCTTGGCTTTCATCTTAAAATGGGAAACAACGTATACATCAATCTGGAGCCTGATACCAGATCGGAAACATTAAGATTATTCAATGCACTTTCCGCCGGCGGTAAAGTAGAACACGAATTACAGGAAATGTTTTGGGGAGCATATTATGGCAGTTGTGTCGACCAGTTTGGTGTGCAATGGATGTTCAATTGTGTTGAATCTGCATAAAAGATAAGTTCAATCTCAATATAATTCTCCTATAAAATTATATTATGCTTTTTCTGATATATGAAATAAAAGAGCAAAGCCTTTTAAATTAATGACCTTGCTCTTCTCTATTTTACTTTGAAAATACTCCTTTAATTACCCTGAATCCTGCTTTTCCAACGACTGCAAATACAAAGTTATTTCCATCGCAATATACTCGACTTGGTGCCAGTATCATACGATCTTCTTTGTAACTTGTCAAGGGAATATTACTTAGTTTGCCAGTTTCATCGATATGAGTGAGGCAAATTAAACCCTTTGATTTTCCAATTGGCGCAATGGTATAAGTGTTGTTGATTAGGGGCATGACACGATTTTGAGTCTTTACTTTTGAACGATATTCGGGTTCCAGATTTTTTGCGCTTGTATTATACATTACACAGACATTATTACCATAGATAAAAACATGATTGATCCGTCCTATATGCTTATCTGCATAAACTGAGTTCGGGATCACTTTTTGGTACTTTTGTTGTCCATTTTCTTGGTATGTAACCGCGATTTTTGACAATTCATAATAACCGGTTATAGCACCATTTGTTCTTTCTGTGTAATAGGATCCCAGAACTATGACGGAAGAGTTATTGGCAGTTCTACCGGTAAATAATGGCACAAAATAATCGACACCTCTCCCTGCTTTTATATCTTTTTCGTCTAATTTAAAAAATGAAAGCACTTCACTATTAAAATAGTTAATGCTTGTCTGTGAGGCCTTCTTTTCTTTCAGGTTAATCTTAATAAAGCATGTGCCTAGCGTCCCTGCATCATCCTTTTTAGCATTCTGAATTGTACCTACAAAAGATAGGTCATCTCCTGATTCGTATGTTTTCCTTAAAAATGAAATAGCTTTTTCTTTCATATCCAGGTTGAACTTTAACGGAGAATTTGTTTCTACAAATACCAACAATTCCTCCTTCCATTTTCCATAGTCAGGATTCTTTTCGTCTCGAACTGAGGTCATAAATATCAACGGATATCCTTTATTGGATACGCCTATATTGTAATCTTTTACATCTCTATTTTCTACGCCAAAGTCAATGCTGTAATCTTTCAATTTCGTCATATTGCTCTGGTATACAAAGCACTTTATTCTAAAGTTTTCTTGTTGTTTTTGTGGTTCATACACAACAACCATTATCTTGCTGGAATCCGTGGAGAAAAATGTTTCAAAGCCACCTTTTTCCTTATTCGGTGTATTGAAATTCAATAATTTTTCAACTTTGGATTTTTGCAAACTTTCATCCAACTGTTGATAGTATAATGTTCGATTATCTGATGTATTATCAAATTGAGAATAAAAGACAATGGGTTTGTTTTTTATTTGATACAGATCCTCCAGATTCAATACAGAATTCTTCTCTGATGGCAAATCAAGATTTTTTGTTTTTTGAAGCTTTAGGTTACTGTTGTAAATGTCCATCGCCAAAGAATTATATTTTGATCCTTTTATAGGTACGGATTTCAATACATAATAATTAGAAGTAACTCTTGGGGCAAAGGGAGGGGAAAAATTCCCCTCGCAAAGAGGTTTTTTTTTTGTGCCCATCCCCCCTGGGTTTTTTTTTTTGGGGGTGGGGGGGGGGGGGGGCGGTTTTTAGTTTTTTTTTCCCCCCGTCCTGAGGCATCCCGCCCCTTCTCGTTTGGTTTGGTGTGGGGGGGGCGGGGGTTGGTTTGGGAAGGGGTGGAGGGGGGGGGGGGGGGGGGTTGGGTCTTGCGTACCTTTTGCTTGAGTTCCCCGGGGGGGTGTGCTGGGCCGGGGGGGGGCCCCCGAATTCTTTTTTGGTTTCGGGGAAAGGCCCCCCCCTTTCGGGTGGCCGGGGGGGCGCACGTAGCGGCTCTTCAAGGTACGCTTTTTGAGTATTGATTCAATTTCTTCATGGTAGGAACAAAACCTATTTTATTAGAATTTTGACCTAAGTAGATACAATTAGAAAATGAATCCGCTCCGAAGCCTAAAAGATCCGTGCTACCGCTTGAGAATCCACTGCCGCCTTCCAATTCATGTTCTTCACTTTTACTGATTGCAACTTTTACTCCTGCGTTTTGTGCTCGCATTTCATACAATTCCAAGCTGAAAATCAGAAATAAATAAATAAATTTCACTTTTACTAACATGTTAATTTTATTTTATTGATGTGATATTCCATTTTGCTAAAAATATAATGCAATATATTATAGTATTATTGTATATATTTGTGGCTCTCTATTTAGAACTCAGAGTTTACATCAATTACAATGCCACTTTTTTCATCATTAAAGCTTCTAATTACATCAAATAATTTAACATGAACCAATATTTTAAAATTTTATTATTATTTTTTACGTTTAATACAACTTTTATTTTTAGCCAAAATGACAATCCTCCCACTGATTCAAAAAAAGAAAATGAATCAATAAATGTTTTTGATACCGACAACTCCTCTAATAAAAAAGCTAAAAAAAGCACTAAGAACTACCAGGAAATGAATATGATTAAATTGGATCTACTTCAGATTGCAGCTGCCAATATTATCTTTTCCTATGAGAGGGTTTTAAATAATCGACTTGGTATAGAGCTAGGTCTCGGCGCAAGTTATCCGGCAAAAGCTCTGGGTGTATTATCTTTCTGGGAGAGCGACGACTTCTCTTCCGATGATGATGGTAATCCCAAGTTTGGGCCATACGCTTCTTTTCAACTGAAGTATTACACAGACGCTTACGATTCTCCAGAAGGGTGGTTTGTAGGATTAGGCGCAAGGTATTCCTCCTTTGGTCACGATCCTCTGGAAGATGCAAGTTTAGGTTCCAGTTCTAAATCAGAGAGTAGAATTGATTTGCTCCGTGTTACATTCGGCAAAACTGTGATTTGGGATCGTTTTGTAAATGAATGGTATGTTGGTGGTGGAATAAAACAAACCTCCAGTACTAGATACGAATATACCACTGGAACATATACCACTTCCGAGGCAACGAAAAAATCCGGCCTTTTCTTAACTTTTGGATACAAACTTGGTATTTATTTTTAAAACAAATAAAGCTGTTTTTATTTGATTCAAATTTGTGCTTGAGCAAATTTGATCTATTTAAGCATTGAATTTAAATCCGGGTACTTGTATTTAAAACCTGCGTTTAAAATTTTTTGTGCGGAAATAGAACTTCCATTCAACAAATTTTCCGCCATTTCACCAAACAACAATTTAGTGAACCATGCTGGTGTGGAATGGATCATTTGCTTTTTGCCGGTTTTCTTATGAAAAAATGTATTTAATTCGGCTTGTTTAATTTGATGAGGTGCAACAGCATTAAATGCCCCACGCAATAATTGATCTTCAATTAAAAAAATAACCATTCGACACCAATCCTCCAGATGAATCCAAGGAAAATATTGGCGTCCATCACCTAACGTACTGCCTATCTTAAAAGCAGCCAATTTCAACATTGTATCGTATGCTTCGTTACCAGGAGAGAACACAACTCCGGTTCTCATAATGCACACTCGACAGCCCAATTCCGAAAACTTCTTAGCTTCCAGCTCCCATTCCTCGCACGTTTTAGCTAAAAAATCTTTCCCTGGAAAATGGTCTTCTGCCATCATGTCACTCGTTGTTTGGTTTCCATAATATCCTACAGCAGAACCTTGGATGAAAGTCCGGATCCTGTATTTGTTACATTCTATAACCTCTCTCAAAAACCTTGTTGCTCTAACACGGCTATTGTAAATTTCATTCTTATAGTGCTTCGTCCACCTCTTGTCTCGAATAGAGGCCCCTGCCAAATTGATCAAAATATCAGTGTTTTCGAAACATGCTGTATCAATGAAAGCTTTTTCAAAATCCCACTCAAATTGCTTGATATTTATTTTGGAATTTAATTTTCGGGTCAACCATCTCACTTTATAATTTTTCTCGGCAAGAAGTTTTGTGAGTTTTCTTCCTAAATTACCACTTCCTCCAACTAACAATACTGATGGTAGTTCACTCCTCATTTAAATACTTTTTATAAAGCCTAATTGCACGATCTCTGGCGAAGGCATGGTCAACAATCGGAAGGATTATAGTATCTATGTCTTCACCCAACCACTTATTAATATAGATTTGTTCAGGATCAAATTTACGTGCCTGCTCGGTCGGATTGAAAATTCTAAAATAGGGCGCAGCATCACAACCACATCCTGCAGCCCACTGCCAATTTCCATTGTTGGCTGAAAGATCAAAATCCAATAATTTCTCAGCAAAATATGCCTCACCCCATCTCCAATCAATCCATAAATGTTTAGTCAAAAAACTCGCAGTTACCATCCTTACTCTATTATGCATCAATCCTGTGGAATTCAATTCCCGCATCCCTGCATCTACCAACGGATAGCCTGTCTTTCCCTCGCACCAAGCTTTAAAATGTGCTTCATTATTTATCCATTCAATATTTCGATATTTTGGCTTAAAGCTTTCTTCAACACAATTTGGAAAACAGAATAAAATCATCATGAAAAATTCTCTCCAAATAAGCTCATTTAACCATTGTTCATTCATAGAATTGGCCATTTTCACTAATCTTCTTATGCTTACTGTGCCAAAGCGCAATTGAACACTGAGGTTACTGGTTCCATGAACGGACGGATAGTTGCGATTAAGATGGTAATTTCTGATTGTATGTTCTTCTAAATTGCACGCTGGAACTTTGATCATGGAATTTTCAAAACCCAGTTCCTTCAAAGCCAAGAACTTCAGCTCTTTATTCATGTAAAAGTTGTCCAATAATTCTTCACTCGGATACACATTTAACGCGTGCTGTGAGAACAAATACTTCCATGCTGTTGAATACGGAGTAAATACAGTATATGGGCTGCCGTCCTTTTTGCAAATTTCAAGTTTCTCGAAAATTACCTGATCCTTAAATGTGTGAAATTTTACGTTGCGTTCATGGAGAAATTTTCTAATGACTTCGTCTCTTTTTAAAGCATATGGCTCATAATCCCTGTTTGTAAAAACTTCTCGCACAGCAAACATTGATAATAATTCTTCAAATGCACTCTTAGGTTCCTTGAAAATGGTAAAAATTGAACTTTTAAAAGGCTTTAGTTGCTGATTGATATTCTCCAACCGTTGATGAATAAAACTTACACGCGCATCCGATTTATCAGTTAAATGATTTAAAATATTTGGATCAAAAATAAATACAGGTAATACCGGATAGTTGCCTTTCAATGCAGAGAATAATCCTGCATTATCTTCTAGTCTCAAATCACGTCTAAACCAAAATATGGCAATTTCTTTCACAGTTCAGAATTTCAATATAAATTATGTTTATTTCTTTTAAATAGTATCATGACTAGAGCATGATTAAAATATAAATGCGAGTGAAATTAAATCTAAATTAATTTGTTCTTCTTTGTAATCTCCAAAGACTTCCATTTCGTGTGTCAATTCGTTCGCTAATTGGATTTTTTTTCAACCATTCATCTAATATGAATTTGGCTTTTTCAAAACTAATTCCGAGTATTTCAGCGCATTCCTTTTGGGTATAGCTGTCATAATTACCAAGTACTTCAAAATCATTCAACGTGACTTCATTCCTTCGAATCTCGGGAAAACTTTTTTGAATTGCCTGTACATACGTGTTATATGGATGCGAACCATAAATCAATTCCATTTGACCATTTTCTCCTAAAATATATATTGTTGGAAATCCTCGTACGCCCATTTTTGCAGCGAGTTGCAAATCTTTTTGGAAATTTTCCAACGCCACAACTTTCATATCTTCCAGAATTTTTACGGCAATCAATCCACTTTGATCCGCTGCTTCCTTGATTTCAGATTCTTTGGTAATATTTTTTTTCTCGACGAATACTTTTTCTCTAAGTATTCTTAAGAAAATTGCCGCCTTTTTTTCGTCTTGCAGCTGTGCTGCCTTAAATGCTATAGAAGGAGGATATGAAGAGGATAATGGGTCTTGAAGCCAAACGTCACCCACAATTGGCATTTGATAATAGGAGCTTACTTCGTCCCAATGGCTCGCGACATCTGAGGGCTTACTAATTCCACCGCTGTTGTATATGTCCCAAGAGGGTAACAAACCTCCCATGTGATAATCAAATATTATATGTTCCCCAAATTCTAGCTTGAGTTTTTTTAGTTGCGGTTCAATTGCCCAACATGACGAACAAATTGGATCTGTAAAATAAATGAGTTTGATTTTTTGCTTGAATTTGAATGCTCAGAATCGAGTCCAGCTTCATGTTTTGTTTCTTTTGAAGTGGCAATCAAGCATACACCATCTTGCGGTGTACAGAACAGAGGATTATTTTCGCTACTTGTATTCATATTCTTACTTAGATTTCCACACCCGATTATTGTACTGACAACAAAGCATAGCGTAATGATGCTTATGAATCTCATGATTCACAAAATAATTTCTCTACTAGATCTGCCCCCGCGATTGAATTTAATGCCTAATGACATTATTTGATCAGACTCACTGAACCTTTTTGTTTTAACCCCCTGCGAACAAACTTTTCTCCATAACGCAATGAATACTCTGCAATGTAGATATAGGTTTCCATAGGCGAAATTTCTCCTTTATAATAACCGTCCCAAGCTCCTGTATTGGATTTTGTTTCAAAAACTTTTATTCCAAATCTGTTGTAGACTTCCATTTCAAGCGCTTCTAGTTGCACCGTCGCCGAATCTTGACAGTTTAGAATTGGTCTAAATGTTCTGTTTTGTTCTATTTCAGAAAAAGGAGCGAAAACGTTTGGAAATTTTAGGCAATCTTCATTACAATTTACTGTTGTGATTTTATATAAAATGCAATTGTCACTATCTTTAATCACTGTATCTCTATTATATGCCTTACCCTCAATGATTATACTATCTCCACAGAATAATTCCTTCTCTATCAAACTAGATTCATTTTTTTCAAGATTTAAAGTCATCGAAGTATCACAACCATTTTGAGCGGGAAGTTTTATTATGTGAGTTCCTGCTTCATAAATTTTTCCATTAAAAACGTATTGTTGTAATTCACAATACTTGTCATTTTTTGTTATCGCTATTGCGCTATTAACCTTTATTATTTTCTCGAAGGATTTAGTAATGCACCCAAATTGAAGCGTCAGGATCACAGGAATCTCTCCTGAAGATTGGAAGGTGGTTTTTACACTTCCGCTGGTAGTGTCTTCCGTGGTTCCAAGTTGCCATTTATACTTAATTCCCGGTAGAGTAATAGATTCGTCTTTTATTTCGATTTCCTGGCCTTGGCAGATTTCATTAGGAGCAGAAAATTTAGCCGAAAACTCCGGTAGTTTTTCGCATACTACTTCATTCATAATTTCCCTTCCATCAACAATAGGATTGTAGGGTATTGTACTGCCTCCACTCCTCTCGGTATAATTGTAATCTTCGACTATAAAACTTGGTGAAAGTGTAATTAACTCTCCTGTGACATCTAATTCCTCACAATTGTCATTGAGCAATTGATCATCCGTTTTAATCATGAGCATTTGGAACGCTCTTGAAAGAGTATTGTAAGTTGAAGTCCCTGCGATTACAAATCCTCCCAGTGACGATTTTTTGATTTTTGGATATCCCGATCCATACAGATTGTATAAATACGCTTTTCTTAGTTTTCCGTCTCGTTCTATGATGGTGCCTAACCATTTTCCCGCTGCTTGTGGGATTGGTAAATTGTGATTTGTAAAAGAAGCTGACTCTGAAACAATAGCTAATCCGCCATCCTTCATTTCCGCAATACTCTCCCCCAAGGCTCCATTATCAGTTCCTGCTGCAATCTCATAAGTATTGATCCATTTCGTATTAAGGTCTTTATCAAACAATCCCACCATGAGGTCTGACCTATCCTGAAAGTTTTGCTCAAGAATTGTAGTAAAGCCTGTCAAGGCGATATCGCCATTGGAAAGCACGGCCAGATCATACCCATTAGTACTGTGATTTTCAGCTCCAATTGCAATCGTTTTCATGGGATTGCCATTCGGGTCAGTTTTCATCAGAAAACCCATGAACGTCCCTCTGTTTATTAATCTACCGGTTAGGTAGAGGTTGCCATTCGGGTCGGATTCTATTGCAAATGCCTGATCATAGGAATCTAAAGTGCCAAATGTTTTTGTCCACAACAAAGTTCCGGCACTATCTATTTTTAGCAAATAAATATCATCACGGGTATGATCGATGCCATAAACCCCTGTACTGCCTGCAATCACAAATCCGCCATCCTTTGTTGCTACCATATCTCGGCCAAATTCTTTGCTGACACCAAGTCTGTTGGACCATTTTACATTCCCTTGGCGATCGATTCTGGTAATCAGCATCGTCGCTGAAAAAAACGTTGCGCTATGGTTAAAACAAATTACAATGTCTCCATTAGATGCTTCAGCTATTCCAAAATTAGTATTGGTAGCACCACTTGATAAACCAAGGTTTTTTGTCCAAATCAGATCTCCGGTGCAGCTGAACAGGGAGAGGATACCTGTGGATTGGTTGGCAGCATCTGATCCAAAGCCTATAGTGACAATAGAACCATCCTTCATTGTTTCTATGGCATAGTTGAGTATGCCTGTATTTGGTCCATTCGGATTGAATTGATCATGAAAGTAGTATTTCCGAAAATAAAGATCCTGTGCTTGTATCTGGTTGACTATAATGAACAAGAAGATGGAGATTCCAATATTTATTTTTTTCATTTTTAGCTTTTATGATGGAGCAAAATAAGTCATTCTTGGACAAATGAAAATAATTCTCCCGGATTAATTTTCGTTTTGTTCTTTTGCGGTACAGATGCGCTCAGAGTTTGTCATCAATATTATTCTATTACTCTTCTTTAGCTTTATCATTAAGCCGATTTACCTGTTTTTGATTGAAAAAAATATTCAATTGCATGTTGGTCTTGAACAGTTCGGATTTTATGCCGGAATTCTCAACTTCACTTTGATTCTGCAAGTGATCAATGATTTTGGGATTCAAAATTTTACCAATCGCGAAATCAGCCAACAGCGCCTACAGGGGAATACAGGATTTGGCGAGCTCCTCGCAAGTAAAGGTATACTTTCAATAATTTATCTGCTCTTTTGTTTGCTTCTGGCTTTGATATGGTTTCCTCCGGATCAATCCCTCAAACTCCTTGCGCATGTAGCTTTCAACCAGATTTTGATTAGCGGTGTTGGGTTTTTTCGCTCTGCAATTGCAGGAATGAGTTTCTATAGATGGGATAGCTTTTTGTCTGTCATGGATCGCTGGATTTTAATCATAACCGGTGCTTTTTTTCTTCTCATACCTGGTTTGAAACACTATCTGTCCATACCTTTGTTTGTCTGGATGCAGACCGTATCCCTTGGGCTTACGCTGTTGATTTGCATCCTTGTTTTCTTTTCCAAAAAACCACCGGATCTGAGTATTCACTTCAGCCATTCGCGCGTCAAACAAATTTTTGTCGCATGTCTGCCATTTGCACTGATTTATTTTTTCAATGCATTGTATGCTAAACAAGACTTACTCCTATTGGGACGATGGCACCGCGGTGGAGATTATACTGTGGGAAAATATACCTTAGTAATGAGATTTTTCGATGCAGCTAACATGGTGAGCCTTGCCTTTGGGGGGTTGCTGCTGGGCATGTTTTCGCGTCAAAAATTCAATGCTGAGCTGAAGAATGATTTTCTTCATTTTAGTATGAAGTTGCTTCTGTTCCTTACCGTTTTGATTGTTATCACGGGATTCTATTATGCACATGATATCAATCTTTTGGTCAATAGACTCAGTGATCCTGATCTCGATCAATGTATGAAATGGACAATGTTGGCTTTCCTTCCCGCAAGCTTGAGCTATATCTACGGAGCCCTATATCAGGCTATTCATCTGGAAAAGCGTCTTGTTCTCATTTATATCTGTATTGTGATTGTGAACCTTCTCTCTAACTATCTACTGATACCGAATTGGGGTATAAATGGATCGGCTATTTCTAATCTAGTCTCCCAATCTGTTTGTTTGATTGTTTTGGTTGCTGCTACCCCTAGGGCTTATCATTTCCAAACGATCGAAGTGGCACAATTTATTTCCTTTGTGATTCTTGGCTTTGGCCTGGGACATTTGATGGCATTTTGGGGAGTTTCCTTTTATACTTTTGTTTTGTTGATATTACCCTCAATAGCCCTTATTGCCTTTTTGCTCCGCCTTTTTCAATGGGACGAAGTAAGGATGTTCGTGTCCAAATTGCGCAGCTAAATATCTTCTGGCCAAGAAAATTTATCCTTTTGTTTGGATTATTCTGCACAGCCTGTTTATCTTTGCCCGCCTATTCACCATATGGGTGTTTGTAGTTTGAAAAAGCTATTTGATAAAACCACATCGGTGAAATATCCGGGAGATTAGCTCAGCTGGTTCAGAGCACCTGCCTTACAAGCAGGGGGTCACTGGTTCGAACCCAGTATCTCCCACTCTTTCCTCCTCACATACTTTTTTAATGCATCATTCGGAGTGTCCACATTTCGTACCATAGCGTTTCATACATTGGGTTGCAAGCTCAATTTTTCCGAGACTTCTTCTATAGAAAGGATGTGCTCAGACGCCGGATACGAAATCACGGATTATCATCTTCCTGCAGATATCTATGTGCTCAACACCTGTTCAGTAACAGAAGAAGCTGACAAAAAATGTAGATATTCTGTCCGGTCATTCCTGAGACGAAACCCTTCCGCCAAAATCATTGTCATCGGATGTTATGCACAACTAAAGCCAGTCGAAATATCACAAATTCCCGGTGTGAGCATCGTATTGGGAGCTGCAGAAAAATTTCAACTCGTCGAAGTATTGAACAAACTTTCGGAAAGTACATCCGGGCTGATGGAAGTTGGACCTGTCCACCACGCCAATAGCTTTGTGCCTTCATACTCTTTGGAAAGCAGGACC from Saprospiraceae bacterium includes these protein-coding regions:
- a CDS encoding sulfite exporter TauE/SafE family protein, with amino-acid sequence MFNLLVVLLVAFAGSLLTFFCGFGLGTILLPVFLIFFDAPIAIAMTAIVHFLNNLFKLLLTKKHIDLSILKSFGIPSVLGAVVGSLLLTSFNLQDVGAQSALKRLIGLLLIVFAFIEWWTSFRKWQIDSRWYFAGGLVSGFFGGLSGHQGALRSAFLSKFNLDKNTWIATGVAIACCVDLTRLTVYSKQISTASTHIHYQSLGVALMGAIAGAILGNTLLKKMNIQILHTSVTIGLIIFGILLIFGVI
- a CDS encoding VOC family protein, with protein sequence MARTSTYLNFENQTEKAFEFYKSVFGGEFLDGGINRFRGLPASENSPEMPEDVKDLVMHVGLEITGGHCLMGTDAPTSLGFHLKMGNNVYINLEPDTRSETLRLFNALSAGGKVEHELQEMFWGAYYGSCVDQFGVQWMFNCVESA
- a CDS encoding TIGR01777 family protein, whose product is MRSELPSVLLVGGSGNLGRKLTKLLAEKNYKVRWLTRKLNSKINIKQFEWDFEKAFIDTACFENTDILINLAGASIRDKRWTKHYKNEIYNSRVRATRFLREVIECNKYRIRTFIQGSAVGYYGNQTTSDMMAEDHFPGKDFLAKTCEEWELEAKKFSELGCRVCIMRTGVVFSPGNEAYDTMLKLAAFKIGSTLGDGRQYFPWIHLEDWCRMVIFLIEDQLLRGAFNAVAPHQIKQAELNTFFHKKTGKKQMIHSTPAWFTKLLFGEMAENLLNGSSISAQKILNAGFKYKYPDLNSMLK
- a CDS encoding deoxyribodipyrimidine photo-lyase, yielding MKEIAIFWFRRDLRLEDNAGLFSALKGNYPVLPVFIFDPNILNHLTDKSDARVSFIHQRLENINQQLKPFKSSIFTIFKEPKSAFEELLSMFAVREVFTNRDYEPYALKRDEVIRKFLHERNVKFHTFKDQVIFEKLEICKKDGSPYTVFTPYSTAWKYLFSQHALNVYPSEELLDNFYMNKELKFLALKELGFENSMIKVPACNLEEHTIRNYHLNRNYPSVHGTSNLSVQLRFGTVSIRRLVKMANSMNEQWLNELIWREFFMMILFCFPNCVEESFKPKYRNIEWINNEAHFKAWCEGKTGYPLVDAGMRELNSTGLMHNRVRMVTASFLTKHLWIDWRWGEAYFAEKLLDFDLSANNGNWQWAAGCGCDAAPYFRIFNPTEQARKFDPEQIYINKWLGEDIDTIILPIVDHAFARDRAIRLYKKYLNEE
- a CDS encoding gliding motility-associated C-terminal domain-containing protein gives rise to the protein MKKINIGISIFLFIIVNQIQAQDLYFRKYYFHDQFNPNGPNTGILNYAIETMKDGSIVTIGFGSDAANQSTGILSLFSCTGDLIWTKNLGLSSGATNTNFGIAEASNGDIVICFNHSATFFSATMLITRIDRQGNVKWSNRLGVSKEFGRDMVATKDGGFVIAGSTGVYGIDHTRDDIYLLKIDSAGTLLWTKTFGTLDSYDQAFAIESDPNGNLYLTGRLINRGTFMGFLMKTDPNGNPMKTIAIGAENHSTNGYDLAVLSNGDIALTGFTTILEQNFQDRSDLMVGLFDKDLNTKWINTYEIAAGTDNGALGESIAEMKDGGLAIVSESASFTNHNLPIPQAAGKWLGTIIERDGKLRKAYLYNLYGSGYPKIKKSSLGGFVIAGTSTYNTLSRAFQMLMIKTDDQLLNDNCEELDVTGELITLSPSFIVEDYNYTERSGGSTIPYNPIVDGREIMNEVVCEKLPEFSAKFSAPNEICQGQEIEIKDESITLPGIKYKWQLGTTEDTTSGSVKTTFQSSGEIPVILTLQFGCITKSFEKIIKVNSAIAITKNDKYCELQQYVFNGKIYEAGTHIIKLPAQNGCDTSMTLNLEKNESSLIEKELFCGDSIIIEGKAYNRDTVIKDSDNCILYKITTVNCNEDCLKFPNVFAPFSEIEQNRTFRPILNCQDSATVQLEALEMEVYNRFGIKVFETKSNTGAWDGYYKGEISPMETYIYIAEYSLRYGEKFVRRGLKQKGSVSLIK
- a CDS encoding oligosaccharide flippase family protein — translated: MRSEFVINIILLLFFSFIIKPIYLFLIEKNIQLHVGLEQFGFYAGILNFTLILQVINDFGIQNFTNREISQQRLQGNTGFGELLASKGILSIIYLLFCLLLALIWFPPDQSLKLLAHVAFNQILISGVGFFRSAIAGMSFYRWDSFLSVMDRWILIITGAFFLLIPGLKHYLSIPLFVWMQTVSLGLTLLICILVFFSKKPPDLSIHFSHSRVKQIFVACLPFALIYFFNALYAKQDLLLLGRWHRGGDYTVGKYTLVMRFFDAANMVSLAFGGLLLGMFSRQKFNAELKNDFLHFSMKLLLFLTVLIVITGFYYAHDINLLVNRLSDPDLDQCMKWTMLAFLPASLSYIYGALYQAIHLEKRLVLIYICIVIVNLLSNYLLIPNWGINGSAISNLVSQSVCLIVLVAATPRAYHFQTIEVAQFISFVILGFGLGHLMAFWGVSFYTFVLLILPSIALIAFLLRLFQWDEVRMFVSKLRS